In Desulforegulaceae bacterium, the following are encoded in one genomic region:
- the uvrC gene encoding excinuclease ABC subunit UvrC — MTFKIREFLAEKTAKSPLKPGVYLMRDENGNILYIGKAKNLRNRLSTYFRRKEKDSFKTSILVSKVQDFEVILTSNEKEAFLLESSLIKKNKPKYNIILKDDKSYPYIKLDLSKEFPKFSIARKIAKDNSKYFGPFSSGSSVRHTLKLIQKVFKIRNCRNSVFNKRERPCLNYQMKLCNGPCVCEVDQKEYMKNIREAILVLKGKAPFLLKKIENEMKKKALAQEFEKAAVLRDKLFALKETIEKQSVAATDLVDRDFVSIAGEELNKVISLFKVRSGFIHDKKNFEFSDAAADPEDILESFIKQYYEKLSYIPKEIIVNLKIPEKIMIESFLRETFNKAVKIIKPERGEKKALLDIVSENAQSAKKELDSKINLKAKLLSDLKYYLGMKNLPLRIECFDNSNISGTNPVSAMVVYENGKPSHDEYRRYNLSFTGKPDDYSYMKEALFKRFDNSEKPNPDLLIVDGGKGQLNIAIEILRELGLNNSFSVIALAEKNEAKGEDNDKVYLPGRMNPLLFHNKRYLLHFLMTIRDAAHNNVINFHRKKRKKQMKTSSLDNIQGLGPKRKKLLLDHFKTFKNLKEADFEEIASVKGIPEKTAKLVFEKFH; from the coding sequence ATGACTTTTAAAATAAGAGAATTTTTAGCTGAAAAAACAGCCAAATCTCCCTTAAAACCCGGTGTCTATTTAATGAGAGATGAAAACGGGAATATTTTATATATTGGAAAAGCCAAAAATTTAAGGAATAGATTAAGCACTTATTTCAGGCGTAAAGAAAAAGATTCATTTAAAACTTCAATTCTTGTTTCAAAGGTACAAGATTTTGAGGTTATTTTAACTTCAAATGAAAAAGAAGCTTTTCTCCTGGAATCTTCCCTTATCAAGAAAAATAAACCCAAGTACAATATTATTTTAAAAGATGATAAAAGCTATCCCTATATCAAGCTTGATTTGTCAAAAGAGTTTCCCAAATTTTCAATTGCAAGAAAAATTGCAAAGGATAATTCCAAATATTTTGGTCCTTTTTCGTCTGGAAGTTCTGTAAGGCATACTCTAAAGCTTATTCAAAAAGTTTTTAAGATTAGAAACTGCAGGAACAGTGTTTTCAATAAAAGGGAAAGACCATGTCTTAACTATCAGATGAAGCTTTGTAATGGTCCTTGTGTTTGTGAAGTTGATCAAAAAGAATATATGAAAAATATAAGGGAAGCTATTCTTGTTTTAAAAGGCAAGGCTCCTTTTCTTTTGAAAAAAATTGAAAATGAAATGAAGAAAAAAGCTCTTGCCCAAGAGTTTGAAAAGGCGGCTGTTTTAAGAGATAAGCTTTTTGCACTTAAAGAAACAATTGAAAAACAATCTGTAGCCGCCACTGATCTTGTTGACAGGGATTTTGTTTCAATTGCAGGGGAAGAGCTTAACAAGGTAATAAGTCTTTTTAAGGTTAGAAGCGGTTTTATTCATGATAAAAAAAATTTTGAATTTTCTGATGCAGCTGCAGATCCTGAAGATATTTTAGAGTCTTTTATAAAACAATATTATGAAAAATTAAGCTATATTCCAAAAGAAATTATTGTAAATTTAAAAATTCCTGAAAAAATAATGATAGAAAGTTTTTTAAGGGAAACTTTTAATAAGGCTGTGAAAATTATCAAGCCTGAAAGGGGTGAAAAAAAAGCCCTTCTTGATATTGTTTCAGAAAATGCCCAATCAGCTAAAAAAGAACTTGATTCAAAAATAAATTTAAAGGCAAAACTTTTATCAGATTTAAAATATTATCTTGGAATGAAAAATCTTCCCTTAAGAATAGAATGCTTTGATAACTCAAATATATCAGGGACAAATCCTGTAAGTGCCATGGTTGTTTATGAAAATGGAAAACCAAGCCATGATGAATACAGAAGGTACAATCTTAGTTTTACAGGAAAACCAGATGATTATTCATATATGAAAGAAGCTTTATTTAAAAGATTTGATAATTCAGAAAAACCAAATCCAGATCTTTTAATTGTTGATGGGGGAAAAGGGCAGCTTAATATTGCCATTGAAATTTTAAGAGAGCTTGGACTTAACAATAGTTTTTCTGTGATAGCGCTTGCAGAAAAAAATGAGGCTAAAGGAGAAGATAATGACAAAGTTTATCTTCCCGGAAGAATGAATCCCCTGTTGTTTCACAATAAAAGATATCTTCTTCATTTTCTCATGACTATAAGAGATGCTGCTCATAACAATGTAATAAATTTTCATAGAAAAAAAAGAAAAAAGCAGATGAAGACCTCTTCCCTTGATAATATCCAGGGTCTTGGGCCTAAACGAAAAAAACTTTTGCTTGATCATTTCAAGACTTTTAAAAATTTAAAAGAAGCCGATTTTGAAGAAATTGCCTCTGTAAAGGGAATTCCTGAAAAAACAGCAAAGCTTGTATTTGAAAAGTTTCATTAA
- the crcB gene encoding fluoride efflux transporter CrcB, producing MVKLLFIGAGGFFGSILRYLVSVLILELFPRPFIPLGTLLVNIIGSFLMGITNGYINYHSMIPENLKYLLLIGFLGAFTTYSTFSIEALFLFKDNNFIILFLYIFIHLLFGIGSAAAGFYLMRFL from the coding sequence ATGGTTAAATTATTGTTTATAGGAGCAGGCGGTTTTTTTGGTTCGATCCTGAGATATCTTGTTTCAGTATTAATTTTAGAGTTATTTCCACGTCCTTTTATTCCCCTTGGAACACTTTTGGTAAATATAATTGGAAGTTTTTTAATGGGAATTACCAATGGTTATATTAATTACCATTCAATGATTCCTGAAAACTTAAAATATCTTCTTCTTATTGGCTTTCTAGGTGCTTTTACAACATACTCAACATTTTCAATTGAAGCACTTTTTCTTTTCAAGGATAATAATTTTATTATCCTGTTTTTATATATTTTTATTCATCTTTTATTTGGAATAGGTTCTGCAGCAGCAGGGTTTTATTTGATGAGGTTTTTATGA
- the ispF gene encoding 2-C-methyl-D-erythritol 2,4-cyclodiphosphate synthase, with translation MIDLRTGIGFDVHRFEENRKLIIGGVEIPYKLGLKGHSDADVLLHALTDAILGAAGLGDIGDHFPDNDQQFKNIDSSILLKKSYKLVKESGFLISNADLIIIAEKPKLSPFKNQIKLNIAKFLNLDSSRINVSATTTEKLGFTGRKEGIASLCTVLLIKK, from the coding sequence ATGATTGATCTAAGAACTGGAATAGGGTTTGATGTTCACAGGTTTGAAGAAAACAGAAAACTTATAATAGGCGGGGTTGAAATACCTTATAAGCTTGGACTTAAAGGCCATTCTGATGCAGATGTTCTTTTACATGCCCTTACAGACGCAATTTTAGGAGCAGCAGGACTTGGAGATATAGGAGATCATTTTCCAGATAATGATCAGCAGTTTAAAAACATAGACAGTTCTATTCTTTTAAAAAAATCATACAAATTGGTAAAAGAGTCAGGATTTTTAATTTCCAATGCTGATCTTATTATAATTGCTGAAAAACCTAAACTTTCACCATTTAAGAATCAGATAAAATTAAATATTGCAAAATTTTTAAATCTTGATTCTTCAAGAATAAATGTTTCTGCCACCACCACTGAAAAACTTGGATTTACAGGAAGAAAAGAGGGGATTGCCTCCCTTTGCACTGTGCTTTTGATAAAAAAATGA
- the uvrB gene encoding excinuclease ABC subunit UvrB gives MGLFKLKSEFKPAGDQPQAISALAKGLKNGEPHQVLLGVTGSGKTFTIANLIAEVERPALVIAPNKTLAAQLYNEFKSFFPENAVEYFVSYYDYFQPEAYLPSSDTYIQKDSSMNERIDKMRHSATMSLLTRRDVIIIASVSCIYGLGDPDEYLGLKVDIFEDMEISRDILAKKLISIQYKRNDTDFHRGTFRIRGDRVDIFPAYEEEKAVRIELFGDDVESIYEIDPLKGTSIRKIPRVSIFPGSHYVTQQNKRNKAITNIKKELRERTKWFRRENKLIEEQRIDERTRYDLEMMQELGFCNGIENYSRHLTGRKPGEPPPTMIDYFQDDFFVVLDESHIGVPQIRGMYNGDFARKTTLVEFGFRLPSALDNRPLKFDEFTKKISQAIYVSATPAEYEITNSGKENIIEQIVRPTGLVDPEIEIRPASNQVDDIYDEIKLNVSAGGKVLVTTLTKRMSEDLTDYLEDLGVRVRYLHSDIDTIERIEIISDLRNDKFDVLIGINLLREGLDIPEVSLVAILDADKEGFLRSARSLIQTFGRAARNLDGRVILYADRVTPSMKEAISETSRRRKIQEKFNKDNKIIPRSIKKDLAGFFIDEREKEKFKFFEETEIKMAAEEQELFGKNSNPELEIRKFEDLMNKAASNLEFEKAAKYRDKIEALKKKIR, from the coding sequence ATGGGCCTTTTTAAATTAAAATCAGAATTTAAGCCTGCAGGTGATCAGCCTCAGGCTATAAGTGCTTTGGCTAAAGGACTTAAAAATGGGGAACCTCATCAGGTTTTACTAGGGGTTACAGGTTCAGGTAAAACTTTTACCATAGCAAATCTAATTGCAGAAGTTGAAAGGCCTGCCCTTGTAATTGCACCCAATAAAACCCTTGCAGCCCAGCTTTACAATGAATTTAAGTCTTTTTTTCCTGAAAATGCTGTTGAGTATTTTGTAAGTTATTATGATTATTTTCAGCCTGAAGCTTATCTTCCTTCATCAGATACCTATATTCAAAAAGACTCTTCAATGAATGAAAGAATTGATAAGATGAGGCATTCTGCAACAATGTCACTTCTTACAAGAAGAGATGTTATTATCATAGCAAGTGTTTCCTGTATTTACGGTCTTGGAGATCCTGACGAGTATTTAGGTTTAAAAGTTGATATTTTTGAAGATATGGAAATTTCAAGGGATATTTTAGCTAAAAAACTTATTTCAATCCAGTATAAAAGAAATGATACTGATTTTCACAGGGGAACTTTTAGAATAAGGGGGGATAGAGTTGATATTTTTCCGGCTTATGAAGAAGAAAAAGCTGTAAGAATTGAGCTTTTTGGTGATGATGTTGAATCAATTTATGAAATTGACCCTTTAAAAGGAACCAGTATAAGAAAAATTCCAAGGGTAAGTATATTTCCAGGAAGCCATTATGTAACCCAGCAAAATAAAAGAAACAAAGCAATAACCAATATAAAAAAAGAACTCAGGGAAAGAACAAAGTGGTTTCGCAGGGAAAATAAACTTATTGAAGAACAAAGAATAGATGAAAGAACAAGATATGATCTTGAAATGATGCAGGAACTTGGTTTTTGCAATGGGATTGAAAACTATTCAAGGCATCTTACAGGAAGAAAACCAGGTGAACCGCCTCCCACAATGATAGATTATTTTCAAGATGATTTTTTTGTGGTTCTTGATGAATCCCATATTGGAGTTCCCCAGATAAGAGGAATGTATAATGGAGATTTTGCAAGGAAAACAACTTTGGTGGAATTTGGTTTCAGGCTTCCTTCGGCCCTTGACAACAGACCTTTGAAGTTTGATGAATTTACAAAAAAGATAAGTCAGGCCATTTATGTTTCTGCAACTCCTGCTGAATATGAAATAACAAATTCAGGTAAAGAAAACATAATTGAGCAGATTGTAAGGCCCACAGGACTTGTTGATCCTGAAATTGAAATAAGGCCTGCTTCAAATCAGGTTGATGATATTTACGATGAAATCAAGTTAAATGTTTCAGCAGGGGGTAAAGTTCTTGTAACCACCCTTACAAAAAGAATGTCTGAAGATTTAACAGATTATCTTGAAGATCTTGGGGTCAGGGTAAGATATCTTCATTCTGATATAGATACAATTGAAAGAATTGAAATTATAAGTGATTTGAGAAATGATAAGTTTGATGTTTTAATAGGGATCAACCTTTTAAGAGAAGGTCTTGATATTCCAGAAGTTTCTCTTGTAGCTATTCTTGATGCAGATAAAGAAGGGTTTCTTCGTTCTGCAAGATCTCTTATCCAGACTTTTGGACGTGCTGCAAGAAATCTTGATGGAAGAGTTATTCTTTATGCTGATAGGGTGACTCCATCAATGAAAGAAGCAATAAGTGAAACTTCAAGAAGAAGAAAAATTCAGGAAAAATTCAATAAAGACAATAAAATTATCCCAAGATCCATTAAAAAAGATCTTGCTGGATTTTTTATAGATGAAAGAGAAAAGGAAAAATTTAAGTTTTTTGAAGAAACTGAAATTAAAATGGCTGCTGAAGAACAAGAGCTTTTTGGAAAGAACTCTAATCCTGAACTTGAAATTAGAAAATTTGAAGATCTTATGAATAAAGCCGCATCAAATCTTGAATTTGAAAAAGCAGCCAAATACAGGGACAAAATTGAAGCTTTAAAGAAAAAAATCCGGTAA
- a CDS encoding flagellar basal body rod C-terminal domain-containing protein — MISSVGSNQAALRAYSSLLNSNANNIANVNTENYKRQDTIVNQDNNLQPSAQVRRENSPGPVKQTISNDGMQKYQEMSNTDLAKEMTEMVAAENFYTSNLKTIETQSQMTGTIIDIKG; from the coding sequence ATGATCTCCTCAGTAGGAAGCAATCAGGCGGCATTAAGAGCATATTCATCACTGCTGAATTCAAATGCCAACAATATAGCAAATGTAAACACTGAAAATTACAAAAGGCAGGATACAATTGTAAATCAGGACAATAATCTTCAGCCTTCAGCCCAGGTAAGAAGAGAGAATTCTCCAGGTCCTGTAAAACAAACAATTTCAAATGATGGAATGCAAAAATACCAGGAAATGTCAAACACAGATCTTGCAAAGGAAATGACAGAAATGGTTGCTGCAGAAAACTTTTACACATCAAACCTTAAAACAATTGAAACCCAGTCTCAGATGACAGGAACCATTATTGACATCAAAGGTTAA
- the thiM gene encoding hydroxyethylthiazole kinase — MNPNKRTSVFHELIKKKSPLIHNITNYVAMNSSANILLACGASPVMAHAIEEVEEMASHADSIVLNLGTLSEKWIKAMILAGKTANKNNIPVILDPVGSGATKFRTETAKKILNEVDISVLRGNISEIFSLSNENIKTRGVDSAINEISDEIIESAKEISIKNQTVVAISGKKDLVTNGKEILLIENGVPLMTKVTGMGCGLSAVIGAFCSVSKKDLIKAAACGFAYYGLCGELAYSVSKNPGTFSMNFIDSLHSIRKEQIDKNSKIKPING; from the coding sequence ATGAACCCAAACAAAAGAACCTCTGTTTTCCATGAGCTGATAAAAAAGAAATCACCCTTAATCCATAATATTACAAACTATGTGGCAATGAATTCTTCGGCAAATATTCTCCTTGCCTGCGGAGCATCACCTGTGATGGCACATGCAATTGAAGAGGTTGAAGAAATGGCATCCCATGCTGACTCAATTGTTCTTAATTTAGGCACCCTTTCAGAAAAATGGATTAAAGCCATGATTTTGGCTGGAAAAACTGCAAACAAAAACAATATTCCAGTAATTCTTGATCCAGTAGGATCAGGAGCTACAAAATTTAGAACTGAGACCGCCAAAAAAATATTAAATGAAGTTGATATAAGTGTATTAAGAGGAAATATTTCCGAAATTTTCTCCCTTTCAAATGAAAATATAAAAACAAGGGGAGTTGATTCTGCCATAAATGAAATCAGCGATGAAATTATTGAAAGTGCAAAGGAAATTTCAATAAAAAATCAAACTGTGGTGGCCATTTCAGGTAAAAAAGATCTTGTTACAAATGGCAAAGAAATTCTTTTGATTGAAAACGGAGTCCCTTTAATGACTAAAGTCACAGGAATGGGATGCGGTCTTTCTGCAGTTATTGGAGCTTTTTGTTCTGTATCCAAAAAAGACTTAATAAAAGCTGCTGCCTGCGGGTTTGCCTATTATGGACTTTGCGGAGAGCTTGCTTATTCAGTTTCAAAAAACCCTGGTACATTCAGCATGAATTTTATTGATTCACTCCACTCTATTAGAAAAGAACAGATTGACAAAAATTCTAAAATAAAACCAATAAACGGATGA
- a CDS encoding response regulator transcription factor → MKEKKKILIIDDHPLFREGLKSIVESHKGIEVAGEAGNAKNGMKMIKKIKPDLAIIDISLPDKNGINLTKEILESYPEMKILIVSMHIKIDYISEAFQAGAKGYIAKDSASDRLIQGIETVLSDDYFLDSSVSHQVVENLMHFPVKQAKITDDDYGKLTPREQEVMRLLAEGTTPKEIADQLCISPKTVENHRANIMKKLGLRSTMELVKYAARLGLIDLDLWKE, encoded by the coding sequence TTGAAAGAAAAGAAAAAAATACTCATAATTGATGATCATCCTTTGTTTAGGGAAGGACTTAAGTCCATAGTGGAATCCCATAAAGGAATCGAAGTTGCCGGAGAAGCCGGGAATGCAAAAAACGGAATGAAAATGATTAAAAAAATCAAACCGGATCTTGCAATTATTGATATTTCTCTGCCCGATAAAAACGGAATTAATCTTACAAAGGAAATTCTTGAATCTTACCCTGAAATGAAAATTTTAATTGTAAGCATGCATATTAAAATTGACTATATTTCTGAAGCATTTCAAGCCGGGGCAAAAGGCTATATTGCAAAAGACTCAGCTTCTGACCGGCTGATTCAGGGAATAGAAACAGTACTTTCAGATGATTATTTTCTAGACTCTTCAGTATCCCATCAGGTTGTAGAAAATCTTATGCACTTTCCTGTAAAGCAGGCAAAAATAACTGATGATGACTATGGAAAACTTACTCCAAGAGAACAGGAAGTGATGAGACTTCTTGCTGAAGGAACAACTCCAAAAGAAATTGCAGATCAACTGTGTATCAGCCCTAAAACAGTTGAAAATCACAGGGCAAACATAATGAAAAAACTAGGTCTTCGCTCAACCATGGAGCTTGTTAAATACGCTGCAAGACTTGGACTTATTGATCTTGATTTATGGAAAGAATAG
- the msrB gene encoding peptide-methionine (R)-S-oxide reductase MsrB, with protein MTKEYKTAAFAGGCFWCIEHAFYNFPGVYEAVSGYMGGNTENPEYEEVSTGKTGHLEVVLIKYNPNETDFKKLMDFFFINIDPTDDKGSFADRGPQYKPAIFFNTKEEKTQAEEKIKTLAKSGLYEKPIKIELKEFSKFYPAEEEHQNYHKKNPFRFKIYKKGSGREEYVNSIKEKKAISAKKKYYQKEELKKTLTPLQFELTQNDGTEPPFDNEYNDNKNKGIYVDIVSKKPLFSSKDKFDSGSGWPSFTKPINPGAVYEKTDKKLFMERTEVRSSSSDSHLGHVFNDGPKPYGLRYCINSGSLKFIPYEKLDEYGLSYYKEILKN; from the coding sequence ATGACAAAAGAATATAAAACAGCAGCATTTGCAGGTGGTTGCTTCTGGTGTATTGAACATGCATTTTACAATTTTCCAGGAGTGTATGAAGCAGTATCGGGCTATATGGGAGGAAACACTGAAAACCCTGAATATGAAGAAGTATCAACCGGAAAAACCGGACACCTTGAAGTTGTGCTGATAAAATACAATCCCAATGAAACTGACTTTAAAAAACTAATGGATTTTTTCTTTATTAATATAGATCCCACAGACGACAAAGGCTCTTTTGCAGACAGAGGCCCCCAATATAAACCCGCAATTTTTTTCAATACAAAAGAAGAAAAAACTCAAGCTGAAGAAAAAATTAAAACCCTTGCTAAATCAGGACTTTATGAAAAACCTATTAAAATTGAGTTAAAAGAATTTTCTAAATTTTATCCTGCTGAAGAAGAACATCAAAATTATCACAAAAAAAATCCTTTTAGATTTAAAATCTATAAAAAAGGATCAGGCAGGGAAGAATATGTAAATTCAATTAAAGAAAAAAAGGCAATTTCTGCAAAGAAAAAATATTATCAAAAAGAAGAGCTCAAAAAAACACTTACCCCGCTTCAGTTTGAACTAACTCAAAATGACGGAACTGAGCCTCCCTTTGACAATGAGTATAATGACAATAAAAACAAAGGGATTTACGTTGACATAGTATCAAAAAAGCCTCTTTTTTCATCCAAAGATAAGTTTGATTCAGGTTCAGGCTGGCCTTCTTTTACAAAGCCCATAAATCCAGGTGCAGTTTATGAAAAAACAGATAAAAAACTTTTTATGGAAAGAACTGAAGTAAGAAGCAGCTCATCAGACTCACATCTTGGCCATGTTTTTAATGATGGTCCAAAACCTTATGGATTAAGATATTGCATAAATTCTGGGTCATTAAAGTTTATTCCATATGAAAAGCTTGATGAATACGGTTTATCCTATTACAAAGAAATTTTAAAAAACTGA
- a CDS encoding phosphoribosylaminoimidazole carboxylase, with translation MKFSFFENIPSKIKDELFETIIENKNIKIEKIISKGNSYPKEFWYDQKLNEFVVVLKGAALIQFKKNFKTIYLKKGEAINIKANEKHRVLATSQEKETVWLAVHYA, from the coding sequence ATGAAATTTAGTTTTTTTGAAAATATCCCTTCCAAAATAAAAGATGAACTCTTTGAAACAATAATTGAAAATAAAAACATAAAAATTGAAAAAATTATTTCAAAGGGAAATTCTTACCCAAAAGAATTTTGGTATGATCAAAAATTAAACGAATTTGTAGTTGTTCTCAAAGGTGCTGCCCTTATCCAGTTTAAAAAAAATTTTAAAACAATTTATTTAAAAAAAGGCGAGGCAATAAACATAAAAGCCAATGAAAAGCACAGAGTTCTTGCAACCAGCCAAGAAAAAGAAACTGTGTGGCTTGCAGTTCACTACGCTTAA
- the cysS gene encoding cysteine--tRNA ligase gives MSLKIYNTLSGQKEDFVPVKENKVNIYVCGPTVYDYSHIGHARSVVVFDTVVRYFRFLGYKVTYVRNFTDVDDKIIKRANETKMTSEEVSLKFIDEFTKDMTALNALKPDFEPKATEHINEIVALVQDLIEKGYAYEVEGDVYFRVEKFEDYGKLSGRSLEDMKAGARIEIDKRKESPFDFALWKSAKQGEPYWETPFGKGRPGWHIECSAMSSKYLGESFDIHGGGKDLIFPHHENEIAQSEAVHGKNFVKYWMHNGFVRIDHEKMSKSLNNFLTIKDTLKSWHPEVVRFFLLSKHYRSPIDFTDDSLKEAEASLDRIYSFFERIENFKSDFGNQEKSSFWNEFIEAMNDDFNTAKAIGVIFEGVREANRLIDSGENTKKANLIANEIVKMGNCLGILFLTPEDYFKNKPSKSDLEITPEEIENLIEERKTARTNKDFQRADEIRDELLEKGVVLEDKPGKTIWKFA, from the coding sequence ATGAGCCTAAAAATTTACAACACGCTTTCAGGACAAAAAGAAGATTTTGTTCCTGTAAAGGAAAACAAAGTCAATATTTATGTGTGCGGACCTACAGTTTATGATTACAGCCATATAGGGCATGCAAGATCAGTTGTGGTATTTGATACCGTTGTCAGATATTTTAGATTTCTTGGATATAAAGTTACCTATGTGAGAAATTTTACTGATGTTGATGATAAAATCATTAAAAGAGCCAATGAAACAAAGATGACTTCAGAAGAGGTTTCTCTTAAATTCATTGATGAATTTACCAAAGATATGACAGCTCTTAATGCTCTTAAGCCTGATTTTGAGCCAAAGGCAACTGAACATATAAATGAAATTGTAGCTCTTGTTCAGGATTTGATTGAAAAAGGCTATGCCTACGAAGTTGAGGGGGATGTTTATTTTAGAGTTGAAAAGTTTGAAGATTATGGAAAACTTTCAGGAAGATCCCTTGAAGACATGAAAGCCGGAGCAAGAATTGAAATTGATAAAAGAAAAGAATCTCCCTTTGATTTTGCTTTGTGGAAAAGTGCAAAACAAGGAGAGCCTTATTGGGAAACTCCCTTTGGAAAAGGAAGGCCTGGCTGGCATATTGAATGTTCTGCCATGAGTTCTAAATACCTTGGAGAAAGTTTTGATATCCATGGAGGAGGAAAAGACCTTATTTTTCCCCACCATGAAAATGAAATTGCCCAGTCTGAAGCAGTTCATGGGAAAAATTTTGTCAAATATTGGATGCACAATGGGTTTGTACGAATTGATCATGAAAAAATGTCAAAATCATTGAATAATTTTCTTACAATTAAAGATACTCTTAAATCATGGCATCCTGAAGTTGTAAGATTTTTTCTTTTATCCAAACATTATAGATCTCCAATAGATTTTACAGATGATTCCTTAAAAGAAGCAGAGGCATCTCTTGATAGAATTTATTCTTTTTTTGAAAGAATTGAAAATTTTAAATCAGACTTCGGTAATCAAGAAAAATCAAGCTTTTGGAATGAATTTATAGAGGCAATGAATGATGATTTTAATACTGCCAAGGCCATAGGAGTAATTTTTGAAGGGGTAAGAGAGGCAAATAGGTTAATTGATTCAGGTGAAAACACAAAAAAAGCCAATTTAATTGCAAATGAAATTGTGAAAATGGGTAATTGCCTTGGGATTTTATTTTTAACACCTGAAGACTATTTTAAAAATAAACCTTCAAAATCAGATCTTGAAATTACTCCTGAAGAAATTGAAAACTTAATTGAAGAAAGAAAAACTGCAAGAACAAATAAAGATTTTCAAAGAGCTGATGAAATTAGGGATGAGCTTTTAGAAAAAGGAGTTGTTCTTGAGGATAAACCAGGAAAAACTATCTGGAAATTTGCATAA
- a CDS encoding phospholipase A, which translates to MKKVCVFFLFFFSCSNYSFALTAVPAAVPAQTSIKQGSPIFFTLYFHNTSEEEMEAKIENRIECFLSTNSKFISSTAVSVDNIESETLILKKDDFKVLNYRLELPPSLKGEVRISMGIYPEVEFSIISIKASEFEKTSYKTFDSMLHLYQPYLENFTPYKPIYFLIGADPKESKFQLSFKYRFFGNNSKTAQKYPWTKGLHFGYTQTSFWDLKSESIPFKDTSYMPELFFISPNIMNPEYKKFRFFMQTGLQHESNGRDEDESRSTNFLYFKPMFLFFADKKPYGLLISPKIWSYINNEDETNKDLYKYRGYFDLQVTLGKADSFLLESSFYRGSKGGSVRVDFYYPLHKFFKNFDLYFQTQYTNALAESLINYKKRNESIRFGFALVR; encoded by the coding sequence ATGAAAAAAGTCTGTGTTTTTTTCCTCTTCTTTTTTTCATGCTCAAATTATTCATTTGCTTTAACTGCTGTTCCAGCTGCTGTACCTGCCCAGACAAGCATTAAACAGGGAAGCCCAATTTTTTTCACTCTTTATTTTCACAACACTTCAGAAGAGGAAATGGAAGCAAAAATAGAAAATAGGATAGAATGTTTTTTATCAACAAATTCAAAATTTATTTCATCAACTGCAGTTTCAGTTGATAATATTGAATCAGAAACCCTGATTTTAAAAAAAGACGATTTTAAAGTTTTAAACTATAGACTTGAACTTCCGCCTTCTCTAAAAGGAGAAGTAAGAATTTCCATGGGTATTTACCCTGAAGTTGAGTTTTCAATAATATCTATAAAGGCCTCTGAATTTGAAAAAACCTCTTATAAAACCTTTGACTCAATGCTTCACCTTTACCAGCCTTACCTTGAAAACTTCACACCTTATAAGCCTATTTATTTTTTAATAGGAGCAGACCCAAAAGAAAGTAAATTTCAGCTAAGCTTTAAATACAGGTTTTTTGGAAATAACAGTAAAACTGCTCAAAAATATCCCTGGACCAAAGGTTTGCATTTTGGTTATACCCAAACTTCATTCTGGGATCTTAAATCCGAATCTATTCCTTTTAAAGATACAAGCTATATGCCGGAATTGTTTTTTATTTCTCCAAATATAATGAATCCTGAATATAAAAAATTTAGATTTTTCATGCAAACAGGTCTTCAGCATGAGTCAAACGGGAGGGATGAAGATGAGTCTAGAAGCACAAACTTTTTATATTTCAAGCCCATGTTTTTATTTTTTGCAGACAAAAAACCCTATGGACTTTTAATTTCCCCTAAAATCTGGTCTTATATAAATAACGAAGACGAAACCAACAAAGATCTTTACAAATACAGGGGATATTTCGACCTTCAAGTAACTCTAGGCAAAGCAGACAGCTTTTTATTGGAATCTTCTTTTTACAGAGGAAGTAAAGGAGGTTCTGTAAGAGTTGATTTTTATTATCCCTTGCATAAATTTTTTAAAAACTTTGATTTATATTTTCAGACACAATATACCAATGCCCTGGCAGAATCACTTATTAACTATAAAAAAAGAAACGAATCCATAAGATTTGGATTTGCCCTTGTGAGATAA